A DNA window from Malus domestica chromosome 12, GDT2T_hap1 contains the following coding sequences:
- the LOC103450727 gene encoding transcription factor bHLH61-like isoform X1, which translates to MSSKERKKAALYQKLLQLRAATNSSDLNKTSIIVDASKYIKELKCKVDMLSQGVGTSQNSIARNPLPAQVTVQALEKGFQIHVLSEKKCPGLLVSILEAFEELGLDVLDARVSCSDTFQLEAVGEGADSIDAQAVEQAVLQAIQTWSTSSEQDY; encoded by the exons ATGAGTTCTAAGGAACGAAAGAAAGCAGCTCTGTATCAGAAATTGCTGCAACTTCGTGCTGCCACCAATTCCAGTGAT CTGAACAAAACTTcaattattgttgatgcatccaaaTATATCAAGGAGTTGAAGTGCAAAGTGGACATGCTGAGCCAAGGCGTTGGAACTTCCCAGAATTCGATTGCCCGAAATCCATTACCCGCG CAGGTAACAGTTCAAGCCCTGGAAAAGGGTTTCCAAATTCATGTGTTGTCGGAAAAGAAATGCCCGGGTTTGCTGGTCTCCATTCTCGAAGCCTTTGAGGAACTGGGCCTCGATGTGCTGGATGCTAGGGTTTCTTGTTCAGACACTTTCCAACTAGAAGCTGTTGGAGAA GGGGCTGATAGCATAGATGCTCAGGCGGTGGAACAAGCAGTCTTGCAAGCTATTCAAACTTGGAGCACAAGCAGTGAGCAAGATTACTGA
- the LOC103450727 gene encoding transcription factor bHLH93-like isoform X2 produces MSSKERKKAALYQKLLQLRAATNSSDLNKTSIIVDASKYIKELKCKVDMLSQGVGTSQNSIARNPLPAVTVQALEKGFQIHVLSEKKCPGLLVSILEAFEELGLDVLDARVSCSDTFQLEAVGEGADSIDAQAVEQAVLQAIQTWSTSSEQDY; encoded by the exons ATGAGTTCTAAGGAACGAAAGAAAGCAGCTCTGTATCAGAAATTGCTGCAACTTCGTGCTGCCACCAATTCCAGTGAT CTGAACAAAACTTcaattattgttgatgcatccaaaTATATCAAGGAGTTGAAGTGCAAAGTGGACATGCTGAGCCAAGGCGTTGGAACTTCCCAGAATTCGATTGCCCGAAATCCATTACCCGCG GTAACAGTTCAAGCCCTGGAAAAGGGTTTCCAAATTCATGTGTTGTCGGAAAAGAAATGCCCGGGTTTGCTGGTCTCCATTCTCGAAGCCTTTGAGGAACTGGGCCTCGATGTGCTGGATGCTAGGGTTTCTTGTTCAGACACTTTCCAACTAGAAGCTGTTGGAGAA GGGGCTGATAGCATAGATGCTCAGGCGGTGGAACAAGCAGTCTTGCAAGCTATTCAAACTTGGAGCACAAGCAGTGAGCAAGATTACTGA
- the LOC103451226 gene encoding retrovirus-related Pol polyprotein from transposon RE1, which produces MLKGRFYISRHVVFDESRFPYPHLSLLPKNNPVPSSFSQSLSSLPFTTLDHLLVPSPPTHLSPPSASLSTEIISSPSVSSQSITATTSGAPQLPVDSDFSPDLLQVVLPIAPLNLHPMQTRSKNGIIKKKVFLSHVADSSNVDLTLVEPATYKSAMKVPVWFQAMQEEIDALHHQHTWSLVHLPLNKNLVGCKWVFKLKKNSDRTVARHKARLVAKGFSQEPGLDYGETFSPVVKPTTVRLVLALAAHFNWNVRQLDVKNAFLHGFLNEEVYMAQPPGFGDAAHPELVCKLHKSLYGLKQAPRAWNDRFTSFLPSLGFQSTYSDSSLFVKIVGSDIVVLLLYVDDIIITGSSSPLIQQVIHSLTAEFDIKDLGALHYFLGIQVTKTAQGLFLSQSKYIQDLLQKVEMMDAKACDTHCLPNNRLLKDDGTPYNNPTVYRTVKRILRYLKGTLSGGMAYTRGDLTLKAFSDADWAGDPNDRRSTTEYRAMSTTSTELDWIQQVLEFMHVKSASTPVLLCDNLSAIALSFNPVQHQRTKHIAIDVHFVRERVAKRHLSFGVIVSTSCLDHPIMSLRGHVRI; this is translated from the exons ATGCTAAAGGGTAGGTTCTACATTTCTAGGCATGTAGTGTTTGATGAATCTAGATTTCCCTACCCTCATTTGTCTTTATTACCTAAGAACAACCCTGTACCATCTTCTTTCTCTCAGTCATTATCATCTCTTCCATTCACAACTTTGGATCATCTCTTAGTTCCATCTCCACCAACACACTTATCTCCACCATCAGCCTCTTTATCTACTGAGATAATATCTTCACCCTCAGTTTCTTCTCAGTCGATTACTGCTACTACAAGTGGTGCTCCTCAACTCCCTGTGGACTCTGATTTTAGTCCTGATTTACTTCAAGTGGTGTTACCAATTGCTCCCCTTAATTTGCATCCTATGCAAACCAGAAGTAAGAATGGCATCATCAAGAAgaaagtgtttttgagtcatgtTGCTGATTCTAGCAATGTTGATTTAACTTTGGTAGAACCTGCAACATACAAATCTGCAATGAAAGTACCAGTTTGGTTTCAAGCTATGCAGGAAGAAATTGATGCATTGCATCATCAACACACTTGGAGTCTTGTACATTTGCCTCTTAATAAGAATCTTGTTGGCTGCAAATGGGTTTTCAAACTCAAAAAGAATTCAGATAGAACAGTGGCTCGGCATAAAGCTCGACTTGTTGCAAAGGGGTTTAGTCAAGAGCCTGGCTTGGATTATGGTGAAACCTTTAGTCCAGTGGTTAAACCAACCACTGTGAGGTTAGTTCTAGCTTTGGCAGCTCATTTTAATTGGAATGTTCGACAATTGGATGTCAAGAATGCGTTTTTACATGGATTTTTAAATGAAGAAGTGTATATGGCCCAACCCCCTGGTTTTGGAGATGCTGCCCATCCTGAATTAGTTTGTAAACTTCACAAGTCACTGTATGGGTTGAAACAGGCTCCTCGAGCCTGGAATGACAGATTTACAAGCTTTCTTCCCTCTCTTGGGTTTCAATCCACTTATTCAGATTCTTCTCTATTTGTTAAGATAGTTGGTAGTGATATTGTGGTGCTTTTactctatgttgatgatatcatTATCACTGGTAGTTCTTCTCCACTTATTCAACAGGTGATTCATTCTTTAACCGCTGAATTTGATATCAAGGACTTGGGTGCGCttcattattttctgggaattcaGGTTACCAAAACTGCTCAGGGGTTATTTCTTTCCCAATCTAAATATATTCAGGATTTGTTGCAGAAAGTTGAGATGATGGATGCTAAAGCTTGTGATACTCATTGCTTACCTAATAATAGGTTACTTAAGGATGATGGTACTCCTTACAACAATCCCACAGTTTATCGCA CTGTTAAGCGGATTTTGAGGTATCTCAAGGGGACATTATCTGGTGGCATGGCCTATACTCGGGGAGATTTGACACTGAAAGCATTcagtgatgcagattgggctggtGATCCCAATGATCGGAGGTCCACTACTG AATACAGAGCTATGTCTACTACATCTACCGAGCTGGATTGGATTCAACAGGTGCTGGAATTTATGCATGTCAAGTCTGCTAGTACTCCTGTTCTCTTATGTGACAATCTTTCTGCCATAGCGTTGTCCTTTAATCCCGTTCAACACCAACGCACGAAACATATTGCGATTGATGTGCACTTTGTGCGTGAAAGGGTCGCTAAGAGGCACCTCTCTTTCGGTGTCATTGTTTCAACCTCATGCTTGGATCATCCAATCATGAGTTTGAGGGGGCATGTAAGGATATAG